A region from the Pseudomonas sp. Teo4 genome encodes:
- the leuS gene encoding leucine--tRNA ligase gives MHEQYTPRDIEAAAQKFWDEQQSFAVTEQPGKDTYYCLSMFPYPSGKLHMGHVRNYTIGDVIARYQRMLGKNVLQPMGWDAFGMPAENAAMKNNVAPAKWTYENIDYMKTQLKSLGLAIDWAREVTTCKPDYYRWEQWLFTRLFEKGIIYRKNGTVNWDPADQTVLANEQVIDGRGWRSGALIEKREIPMYYFRITDYADELLESLDELPGWPEQVKTMQRNWIGKSRGMEVQFPFDQASIGHEGTLKVFTTRPDTLMGATYVAVAAEHPLATQAAQGNPALQAFIEECKSGSVAEADMATQEKKGMATSLLVEHPLTGEKLPVWVANYVLMHYGDGAVMAVPAHDERDFEFAHKYNLPVKAVVRTTAGDEVGSEWLAAYGEHGQLINSGEFDGLDFAGAFDAIEAALIRKELGKSRTQFRLRDWGISRQRYWGCPIPIIHCPSCGDVPVPEDQLPVTLPENVVPDGAGSPLARMPEFYACTCPKCGTAAKRETDTMDTFVESSWYFARYASPNYDQGLVDPKAANHWLPVDQYIGGIEHAILHLLYARFFHKLMRDEGLVTSNEPFKNLLTQGMVVAETYYRVASNGGKDWFNPADVEIERDAKAKIIGARLKTDGLPVEIGGTEKMSKSKNNGVDPQSMIEAYGADTCRLFMMFASPPDMSLEWSDSGVEGASRFLRRVWRLAQAHVTQGLPGKLDIAALDDAQKVIRRAIHAAIKQASNDVGQFHKFNTAIAQVMTVMNVLEKAPQATEQDRALLQEGLEAVTLLLAPITPHISHELWKALGHDQAVIDASWPAVDESALVQDTVTLVVQVNGKLRGQVEMPAAASREDIEAAARSNENVLRFIDGLTIRKVIVVPGKLVNIVAN, from the coding sequence ATGCACGAACAATACACGCCCCGTGATATCGAAGCCGCCGCCCAGAAGTTCTGGGACGAGCAACAATCGTTCGCTGTTACCGAACAGCCAGGCAAAGACACCTACTATTGCCTATCGATGTTCCCGTACCCGAGCGGCAAGCTACACATGGGCCACGTTCGCAACTACACCATCGGCGACGTGATTGCCCGTTACCAGCGCATGCTGGGCAAGAACGTCCTGCAGCCGATGGGCTGGGACGCCTTTGGCATGCCGGCGGAAAACGCCGCGATGAAGAACAACGTCGCCCCTGCCAAGTGGACGTACGAAAACATCGACTACATGAAGACCCAGCTCAAGAGCCTGGGCCTGGCCATCGACTGGGCACGTGAAGTCACCACCTGCAAGCCCGACTACTACCGTTGGGAGCAGTGGCTGTTCACCCGCCTGTTCGAGAAAGGCATCATCTACCGCAAGAACGGTACCGTTAACTGGGACCCTGCGGACCAGACCGTACTGGCCAACGAGCAGGTCATCGACGGCCGTGGCTGGCGTTCGGGCGCGCTGATCGAGAAGCGCGAAATCCCGATGTACTACTTCCGCATCACCGACTACGCCGACGAGCTGCTGGAAAGCCTCGACGAGCTGCCGGGCTGGCCTGAGCAGGTCAAGACCATGCAGCGCAACTGGATCGGCAAGTCGCGCGGCATGGAAGTGCAGTTCCCGTTCGACCAGGCGAGCATCGGCCACGAAGGCACCCTGAAAGTCTTCACCACCCGTCCGGACACCCTGATGGGCGCCACCTACGTCGCCGTCGCTGCCGAGCACCCGCTGGCCACCCAGGCCGCCCAGGGCAACCCGGCGCTGCAAGCGTTCATCGAGGAATGCAAAAGCGGTAGCGTTGCCGAAGCCGACATGGCCACCCAGGAGAAGAAGGGCATGGCCACTTCCCTGTTGGTGGAGCACCCACTGACCGGCGAGAAGCTGCCAGTCTGGGTCGCCAACTACGTGCTGATGCACTACGGCGACGGCGCGGTAATGGCTGTTCCTGCCCACGACGAACGCGACTTCGAGTTCGCCCACAAGTACAACCTGCCGGTCAAGGCCGTGGTTCGCACCACCGCTGGTGATGAAGTCGGCAGCGAGTGGCTGGCGGCCTATGGCGAACACGGCCAGCTGATCAACTCCGGCGAGTTCGACGGCCTGGACTTCGCCGGCGCCTTCGACGCCATCGAAGCGGCCCTGATCCGCAAGGAGCTGGGCAAATCGCGCACCCAGTTCCGCCTGCGCGACTGGGGCATCAGCCGCCAGCGCTACTGGGGCTGCCCGATCCCGATCATCCACTGCCCATCCTGCGGCGATGTACCGGTGCCGGAAGACCAACTGCCGGTCACCCTGCCGGAGAACGTGGTGCCGGACGGCGCCGGTTCGCCGCTGGCGCGCATGCCCGAGTTCTATGCATGCACCTGCCCGAAATGCGGCACTGCAGCCAAGCGCGAAACCGACACCATGGACACCTTCGTCGAGTCGTCCTGGTACTTCGCCCGTTACGCCTCGCCGAACTACGACCAGGGCCTGGTTGACCCGAAAGCGGCCAACCACTGGCTGCCGGTCGATCAGTACATCGGTGGTATCGAGCACGCGATCCTGCACCTGCTGTACGCGCGCTTCTTCCACAAACTGATGCGCGACGAAGGCCTGGTCACCTCCAACGAGCCGTTCAAGAACCTGCTGACCCAGGGCATGGTGGTCGCCGAGACCTACTACCGTGTTGCCAGCAATGGCGGCAAGGACTGGTTCAACCCGGCCGACGTCGAAATCGAGCGCGATGCCAAGGCCAAGATCATTGGCGCCCGCCTGAAGACCGACGGCCTGCCGGTGGAAATCGGCGGCACCGAGAAGATGTCGAAGTCCAAGAACAACGGCGTCGACCCGCAGTCGATGATCGAAGCCTACGGCGCCGACACCTGCCGTCTGTTCATGATGTTCGCCTCGCCGCCCGACATGAGCCTGGAGTGGTCCGACTCCGGCGTCGAAGGTGCAAGCCGCTTCCTGCGCCGTGTCTGGCGCCTGGCCCAGGCCCACGTCACCCAGGGCCTGCCGGGCAAGCTGGACATCGCCGCTCTGGACGACGCGCAGAAGGTCATTCGCCGCGCCATCCACGCCGCGATCAAGCAGGCCAGCAACGATGTCGGCCAGTTCCACAAGTTCAACACCGCCATCGCCCAGGTGATGACCGTGATGAACGTGCTGGAAAAAGCCCCACAGGCCACCGAACAGGACCGTGCCCTGCTGCAGGAAGGCCTGGAGGCCGTCACCCTGCTGCTGGCTCCGATCACCCCGCACATCTCCCATGAACTGTGGAAGGCGCTGGGCCACGACCAGGCCGTGATCGACGCCAGCTGGCCAGCTGTCGATGAAAGCGCCCTGGTACAGGACACCGTGACCCTGGTCGTCCAGGTCAACGGCAAGCTGCGTGGCCAGGTGGAAATGCCGGCCGCCGCCAGCCGTGAAGACATCGAAGCCGCTGCCCGCAGCAACGAGAACGTCCTGCGCTTCATCGATGGCCTGACCATCCGCAAGGTCATCGTGGTACCGGGCAAGCTGGTCAACATCGTCGCCAACTGA
- a CDS encoding YdcF family protein: MPIRFFIKQWLLPPGILFLLLLAAWWLRSRRPRLSALCFAVGLGGLWLMSLPLVVQESARLLETEPPLAVPDWAGLARRADAIVVLGAGRERGDPAWGGDDQPSALALERMRFAARLAKASGLPVLTSGGLHYGTPPSEAQLMADRLREDFAIDVKWKEEASRTTWENAQLSAQMLQPLGIRRVVLVTQAWHMQRSRWSFEQAGFEVVTAPMGFLGRDHGRPFGGLLPESRAVWQSGQLLNEAVGLVGYRLFY; this comes from the coding sequence ATGCCGATACGATTCTTCATCAAACAATGGTTGTTGCCGCCAGGCATCCTGTTCCTGCTGTTGCTGGCTGCCTGGTGGTTGCGCAGCCGCCGCCCGCGCCTGTCGGCGCTGTGCTTTGCCGTCGGGTTGGGAGGCTTGTGGCTGATGAGCTTGCCGCTGGTGGTGCAGGAGTCGGCGCGGCTGCTGGAAACCGAACCACCCTTGGCGGTCCCTGACTGGGCGGGATTGGCGCGCCGGGCCGATGCCATCGTGGTGCTGGGGGCTGGGCGTGAGCGGGGCGACCCGGCCTGGGGCGGTGATGACCAGCCCAGCGCCCTGGCGTTGGAGCGCATGCGCTTTGCGGCGCGCCTGGCCAAGGCATCCGGCTTGCCGGTGCTGACCAGTGGCGGCTTGCACTATGGCACCCCGCCGAGCGAGGCGCAGTTGATGGCAGATCGGCTGCGCGAAGATTTCGCCATCGACGTCAAATGGAAGGAAGAAGCCAGCCGCACGACCTGGGAAAACGCTCAGCTCAGTGCACAGATGCTGCAGCCGTTGGGTATTCGCCGGGTGGTGTTGGTGACCCAGGCGTGGCACATGCAGCGCTCGCGCTGGAGCTTCGAACAGGCGGGCTTCGAGGTGGTGACGGCGCCGATGGGGTTCCTGGGCCGTGACCATGGGCGGCCGTTCGGCGGCTTGTTGCCAGAAAGCCGGGCCGTGTGGCAGAGCGGGCAGTTGCTCAATGAGGCGGTGGGGTTGGTGGGGTATCGGTTGTTCTATTGA
- the lnt gene encoding apolipoprotein N-acyltransferase, whose protein sequence is MRWITRPGWPGNLLAMAAGASTLLALAPFDIWPLALVSIALLYLGLRELSPRQAMGRGWCFGFGLYGAGTWWIYVSMNTYGGASPLLAILLLLAFFAALAWFFALPAWLWARWLRRNEAPLADALCFAALWLLQEAFRGWFLTGFPWLYAGYSQLDGPLAGLAPLGGVWLVSFVLALSAALLCNLNRLRTRPSFLVIGVALLLAPWGIGLALKGHAWTTPAGDPLKVAAVQGNVEQDLKWDPAHIDAQLALYRDMSFTSKPVDLLIWPETAVPVLKDQAQGYIDVMGRFAAERHSALITGVPVREVVHHQRRYYNGITVTGEGDGTYLKQKLVPFGEYVPLQDMLRGLIEFFNLPMSDFARGPEDQPLLQAKGYQIAPYICYEVVYPEFAAGLAARSDLMLTISNDTWFGTSIGPLQHLQMAQMRALEAGRWMIRATNNGVTALIDPFGKITAQIPQFQQAILYGEVVPMQQLTPYLQWRSWPLAIFCVLLFGWALAAGRIARTV, encoded by the coding sequence ATGCGTTGGATCACCCGCCCCGGCTGGCCCGGTAACCTGCTGGCCATGGCGGCCGGCGCTTCCACCCTCCTGGCCCTGGCGCCATTCGACATCTGGCCGCTGGCCCTGGTGTCCATCGCCCTGCTCTACCTCGGTCTGCGCGAGCTCAGCCCGCGCCAGGCCATGGGCCGTGGCTGGTGCTTCGGCTTCGGCCTGTACGGTGCCGGCACCTGGTGGATCTACGTCAGCATGAACACCTACGGCGGCGCCTCGCCGCTGCTGGCGATTCTGCTGCTGCTCGCGTTCTTCGCTGCCCTCGCCTGGTTCTTCGCCCTGCCCGCATGGCTTTGGGCCCGCTGGCTACGGCGCAACGAAGCGCCCTTGGCCGATGCGCTTTGCTTTGCTGCACTGTGGCTGCTGCAGGAAGCCTTCCGGGGCTGGTTCCTGACCGGTTTCCCCTGGCTCTATGCCGGTTACAGCCAGCTGGATGGCCCGCTGGCCGGGCTGGCTCCCCTGGGGGGCGTGTGGCTGGTTTCCTTCGTACTGGCCTTGAGCGCCGCCCTGCTGTGCAACCTGAACCGCCTGCGTACTCGCCCGTCATTCCTGGTGATTGGCGTCGCTCTGCTGCTGGCGCCTTGGGGTATTGGCCTGGCGCTCAAGGGCCACGCCTGGACCACGCCGGCCGGCGATCCGCTCAAGGTCGCGGCTGTGCAAGGCAATGTCGAGCAGGACCTGAAATGGGACCCGGCACACATCGACGCCCAGCTGGCGCTGTACCGCGACATGAGCTTCACGTCCAAACCCGTGGACCTGCTGATCTGGCCTGAAACAGCCGTACCTGTGCTCAAGGACCAGGCCCAGGGCTACATCGACGTGATGGGTCGGTTCGCGGCAGAGCGGCATTCCGCGCTGATCACAGGCGTGCCGGTGCGGGAAGTGGTGCACCACCAGCGCCGCTACTACAACGGCATCACCGTCACCGGTGAGGGCGATGGCACTTATCTCAAGCAAAAGCTGGTGCCGTTCGGTGAGTACGTGCCGTTGCAGGACATGCTGCGCGGGCTGATCGAGTTCTTCAACCTGCCGATGTCCGACTTCGCCCGCGGGCCAGAGGACCAGCCACTGCTGCAGGCCAAGGGCTATCAGATTGCGCCTTACATCTGCTACGAAGTCGTCTATCCAGAGTTCGCCGCCGGCCTGGCGGCGCGCAGCGACCTGATGCTGACCATCAGCAACGACACCTGGTTCGGCACCTCTATCGGCCCGCTGCAGCACCTGCAGATGGCCCAGATGCGTGCACTGGAGGCCGGGCGCTGGATGATCCGGGCCACCAACAACGGGGTGACCGCACTGATCGACCCGTTCGGCAAGATCACGGCGCAGATACCACAGTTCCAGCAAGCGATTCTGTATGGCGAAGTGGTGCCCATGCAGCAGCTGACGCCTTATCTGCAATGGCGTTCGTGGCCGCTGGCGATTTTCTGTGTGCTGCTGTTCGGCTGGGCGCTGGCGGCCGGGCGGATTGCCAGGACCGTGTGA
- a CDS encoding HlyC/CorC family transporter: MSEDRSSNGQKSWLGKLTQAFAHEPKNRQELLELLREAHQNKLLDSEALTIVEGAIQVADLQVRDIMVPRSQMISIKATQSPREFLPAVIDAAHSRYPVIGESHDDVLGILLAKDLLPLILKENGDSFNIKDLLRPATFVPESKRLNVLLREFRANHNHMAIVIDEYGGVAGLVTIEDVLEQIVGDIEDEHDVEEDSYIKPLPSGDFLVKALTPIDNFNEFFDSEFSDDEFDTVGGLVMSAFGHLPKRNETTEIGSYKFRILNADSRRIHLLRLTPITR; this comes from the coding sequence ATGAGCGAAGATCGATCGAGCAACGGGCAGAAGTCCTGGCTGGGTAAACTGACCCAGGCTTTTGCCCATGAGCCGAAAAACCGTCAGGAGCTCCTCGAGCTGCTGCGCGAAGCCCATCAGAACAAGCTGCTCGACAGCGAAGCGCTGACCATCGTCGAAGGTGCTATCCAGGTCGCCGACCTGCAGGTACGCGACATCATGGTCCCACGTTCACAGATGATCAGCATCAAGGCCACCCAGTCGCCACGCGAGTTCCTGCCAGCGGTGATCGACGCTGCCCACTCGCGCTACCCGGTGATCGGCGAAAGCCATGACGATGTGCTCGGGATCCTGCTGGCCAAGGACCTGCTGCCGCTGATCCTCAAAGAGAACGGCGACAGTTTCAACATCAAGGACCTGCTGCGCCCGGCCACTTTCGTGCCGGAGTCCAAGCGCCTGAACGTGCTGCTGCGCGAATTCCGCGCCAACCACAACCACATGGCCATCGTCATCGACGAATACGGCGGTGTGGCGGGCCTGGTGACCATCGAGGACGTGCTCGAGCAGATCGTCGGTGACATCGAGGACGAACACGATGTCGAAGAAGACAGCTACATCAAGCCACTGCCCAGCGGCGACTTCCTGGTCAAGGCACTGACGCCGATCGACAACTTCAACGAGTTCTTCGACAGCGAGTTCTCGGACGACGAGTTCGACACGGTCGGCGGCCTGGTGATGAGCGCCTTTGGCCACCTGCCCAAGCGCAACGAGACCACCGAGATCGGCTCCTACAAATTCCGTATTCTCAACGCCGATAGCCGGCGGATACACTTGCTGCGCCTGACACCGATCACCCGCTAA
- the ybeY gene encoding rRNA maturation RNase YbeY, whose product MLELDLQRATDAAAPDDAAFRRWCELALRQRSADSEMTIRLVDEAEGRELNHTYRHKDYATNVLSFPADVPDDLLDIPLLGDLVICVPVVEREAAEQGKALEAHWAHLVIHGCLHLLGYDHIEDDEAEEMEALERDLLAELGHPDPYADDENESITH is encoded by the coding sequence ATGCTTGAACTCGACCTGCAACGGGCCACGGACGCCGCTGCCCCGGATGACGCCGCCTTCCGCCGCTGGTGTGAATTGGCCTTGCGCCAGCGCAGCGCCGACTCGGAAATGACCATTCGCCTGGTCGACGAAGCCGAAGGCCGCGAGCTGAACCACACCTACCGGCACAAGGACTACGCGACCAACGTGCTGTCCTTCCCGGCCGACGTACCAGACGACCTGCTGGACATTCCGCTGCTCGGCGACCTGGTGATCTGCGTGCCGGTGGTCGAGCGCGAGGCTGCCGAACAGGGCAAGGCCCTGGAGGCTCACTGGGCGCACCTGGTCATCCACGGCTGCCTGCACCTGCTCGGCTACGACCACATCGAAGACGATGAGGCCGAGGAAATGGAAGCGCTGGAACGAGATTTGCTGGCAGAACTGGGTCACCCCGACCCGTATGCCGACGATGAAAACGAATCAATCACACACTGA
- a CDS encoding PhoH family protein, translating to MNAPIQPHRFILEPFEAHRFANLCGQFDEHLRLIEQRLAIEIRNRGNQFELIGEPRTTSAAEQLLRRLYREAQSADLSPETVHLYLQESTIENIDNPAVNEVSVSLRTRKGNIRPRGVNQQRYVKEILANDINFGIGPAGTGKTYLAVACAVDALEREQVRRILLVRPAVEAGEKLGFLPGDLAQKIDPYLRPLYDALYEMLGFEHVAKLIERQVIEIAPLAYMRGRTLNNSFIILDESQNTTLEQMKMFLTRIGFGSTAVITGDITQVDLPRGTKSGLAHVIEVLRDVPGISFTHFQPKDVVRHPLVQRIVEAYDRFDARQAKPEVPGKDA from the coding sequence TTGAACGCGCCCATACAACCCCATCGTTTCATCCTCGAACCCTTCGAGGCCCACCGTTTCGCCAATCTGTGCGGCCAGTTCGACGAGCACCTGCGCCTGATCGAACAACGCCTGGCCATCGAAATCCGCAACCGCGGCAACCAATTCGAGCTGATCGGCGAACCCAGGACTACCTCTGCTGCCGAGCAACTGCTGCGCCGCCTCTATCGCGAGGCCCAATCCGCAGACCTGTCGCCGGAAACCGTGCACCTGTACCTGCAGGAGTCCACGATCGAGAACATCGACAACCCGGCGGTCAATGAGGTCAGCGTCTCGCTGCGCACGCGCAAGGGCAACATTCGCCCGCGCGGCGTCAACCAGCAGCGCTACGTCAAGGAAATCCTGGCCAACGACATCAACTTCGGCATCGGACCGGCCGGTACCGGCAAGACCTACCTGGCCGTGGCCTGCGCCGTGGATGCCCTCGAGCGCGAGCAAGTTCGCCGCATCCTGCTGGTACGTCCAGCGGTCGAGGCGGGCGAAAAGCTCGGTTTCCTGCCAGGCGACCTTGCCCAGAAGATCGACCCGTACCTGCGCCCGCTCTACGATGCGCTGTACGAAATGCTCGGCTTCGAGCATGTGGCCAAGCTCATCGAGCGCCAGGTGATCGAGATCGCCCCGCTCGCCTACATGCGTGGCCGCACCTTGAACAACAGCTTCATCATCCTCGACGAAAGCCAGAACACCACGCTCGAGCAGATGAAGATGTTCCTGACCCGTATCGGCTTCGGCTCGACGGCAGTGATCACCGGTGACATCACCCAGGTCGACCTGCCACGCGGCACCAAGTCGGGCCTGGCCCATGTGATCGAAGTGCTCAGGGACGTTCCGGGGATCAGTTTTACCCACTTCCAACCCAAAGATGTGGTTCGTCACCCACTTGTACAGCGCATCGTCGAGGCCTATGACCGCTTCGACGCCCGCCAGGCCAAACCCGAGGTTCCCGGCAAAGATGCTTGA
- a CDS encoding DUF1820 family protein: protein MSKREPAIYKVIFLNQGQVFEMYAKQIYQSDLWGFLEIEEFVFGERTQVVVDPSEEKLKNQFEGVIRSFVPMHSIVRIDEVERLGTAKISEAKGAGNVMPFPMPMPEK from the coding sequence ATGAGCAAACGCGAACCCGCCATCTACAAAGTCATTTTCCTTAACCAGGGCCAAGTCTTCGAGATGTACGCCAAGCAGATCTACCAGAGCGATCTGTGGGGCTTTCTTGAGATCGAGGAGTTTGTCTTCGGCGAGCGCACGCAGGTGGTGGTCGACCCCAGCGAAGAAAAGCTCAAGAACCAGTTCGAAGGGGTGATCCGCAGCTTCGTGCCGATGCATTCGATCGTGCGTATCGATGAAGTGGAACGTCTGGGTACGGCGAAGATCAGCGAGGCCAAGGGTGCTGGCAATGTAATG